A section of the Pochonia chlamydosporia 170 chromosome 2, whole genome shotgun sequence genome encodes:
- a CDS encoding benzoate 4-monooxygenase cytochrome p450 (similar to Colletotrichum gloeosporioides Nara gc5 XP_007279602.1), whose amino-acid sequence MFNWPANLLLIASAAVAYALIILLWRLFLSPLAKFPGPKWAAVSLWAEFYYDVVCRGTFVWRIEDMHRQYGPCVRINPYEIHINDPEFYDELYVHTKKLDKYKWWTNLAGADGSSFSTIPHELHRLRRGALNPFFSARSVSKLEPLIRSKVDKLSSRLSALAKSGEVVRLDVAFMALTMDIICDYSFALDPKYLDEADFKLEWKQTIISAFEGGALGRQFPWMLPLMKRLPISFVTALNPPLGFLLRWQAGVEERVKPILDRKDDISLSGDKEASTRTIFHTLRDSDLPEREKTLQRLCDEGQILTGAGSETTAQTLARLFFYLRQKPSILTKLREELQRAIPDSASVPSWVELQQLPYLTAVIKEALRLSYGVTTRLPRVARQDIRYKEYTIPAGTPISQTPYFILMHPSVFPEPQEFRPERWLESGEKDSRLDRYLVNFGKGSRQCLGINLAHAEIYLTTATLVRQFDWDLYETTLDDIVCKRDFFVAVASLDSKGVRATMSMRNDNNT is encoded by the exons ATGTTCAACTGGCCGGCAAACTTGTTGCTGATTGCCTCGGCGGCGGTCGCTTATGCCCTCATTATTTTGCTATGGCGATTGTTTCTTTCCCCTTTGGCCAAATTTCCCGGACCTAAATGGGCAGCAGTGTCGCTCTGGGCCGAGTTTTACTATGATGTGGTTTGTCGTGGCACCTTTGTCTGGCGCATCGAGGATATGCACCGGCAATATG GCCCTTGTGTGCGCATCAACCCATACGAAATCCACATCAATGACCCCGAATTCTACGACGAGCTCTACGTCCATACCAAAAAGTTGGACAAATACAAATGGTGGACAAACCTTGCTGGGGCTGATGGCAGCAGCTTTTCCACCATCCCTCACGAGCTGCATCGCCTTCGTCGGGGAGCACTCAAccccttcttctctgccCGATCTGTCAGCAAACTCGAGCCTTTAATCAGATCGAAAGTAGACAAATTATCTTCCCGATTGAGCGCCTTGGCAAAGTCCGGAGAGGTTGTCCGACTTGATGTTGCCTTCATGGCCTTGACCATGGATATCATTTGTGACTATAGCTTTGCCCTCGATCCCAAATATCTCGACGAAGCAGATTTCAAGCTGGAGTGGAAGCAGACAATCATTAGCGCATTTGAGGGCGGCGCACTTGGGCGACAGTTCCCATGgatgttgccgttgatgaagcGGCTTCCAATCTCATTCGTGACCGCGTTGAACCCTCCTCTGGGTTTCTTGCTGCGGTGGCAAGCAGGTGTAGAAGAACGTGTAAAGCCCATCCTAGATCGAAAAGACGACATATCGCTATCGGGTGATAAAGAAGCGTCCACCAGAACTATCTTCCATACTTTGCGAGATAGCGACTTACCTGAGAGGGAAAAGACTCTCCAAAGACTGTGTGACGAGGGCCAAATTCTCACTGGCGCTGGATCTGAAACAACTGCGCAAACGCTGGCTCGTCTATTCTTCTACCTACGACAGAAGCCAAGCATCCTCACGAAGCTACGGGAGGAATTACAGCGAGCCATTCCTGATTCTGCTTCTGTTCCATCATGGGTTGAGTTGCAACAGCTCCCGTATTTG ACTGCTGTTATCAAAGAAGCCCTTCGACTTTCCTATGGAGTTACTACCCGGTTGCCTCGTGTTGCTCGCCAGGACATCAGATATAAGGAGTACACAATACCCGCTGGC ACTCCAATCTCACAGACGCCGTATTTTATTTTGATGCATCCCTCCGTGTTCCCTGAGCCACAAGAATTTCGACCAGAGCGGTGGCTTGAATCCGGCGAAAAGGACAGCAGGTTAGATAGATATCttgtcaactttggcaaaggcagccgGCAATGCTTGGGAATCAA CCTCGCGCATGCGGAGATTTACCTCACCACAGCAACTCTTGTCCGCCAGTTCGATTGGGATCTTTACGAAACGACACTCGACGACATTGTTTGCAAGCGAGACTTTTTCGTTGCAGTGGCTAGCTTGGATAGCAAAGGCGTCCGGGCTACAATGTCTATGAGAAATGACAATAATACATGA
- a CDS encoding oxidoreductase (similar to Aspergillus clavatus NRRL 1 XP_001276415.1), with the protein MSSSNKPHVSLIGLGNMGLAIANCLIKSGCKLTVWNRSASKAASLVAQGVTVAATPAECVASSPTIVICLLSYDVTQQTLDEVIDLSGKTIINLTNGTPQQAVKVATLVQQRGAESYIHGAIMVPPILLGQPSSVTLISGPKTAYESQKELLSSIGTTRHVSDDIAKASLLDNALLSIMGGVFEGWVQALAIVGKAGEDEVDFAALASPFVKSMADWLPRIAGHVREKQYVGGSPLTMQLEALENISETSRELGVGVLLGSMREVMSEAVKKGKGGESIAGLVPMLTELDKKW; encoded by the coding sequence ATGTCATCATCCAACAAGCCTCATGTGTCCCTCATCGGGTTGGGCAACATGGGCCTCGCCATCGCAAACTGCCTAATAAAGTCCGGATGCAAACTCACAGTCTGGAACCGTTCCGCCTCAAAAGCAGCTTCGCTAGTCGCTCAGGGCGTAACCGTGGCCGCGACGCCCGCTGAGTGTGTCGCCAGCAGCCCAACAATAGTTATTTGTCTATTGTCGTATGATGTTACGCAACAAACGTTAGACGAGGTGATTGATCTCTCTGGCAAGACgatcatcaacctcaccaacGGTACTCCACAGCAAGCTGTCAAGGTTGCGACTCTTGTTCAGCAACGGGGTGCAGAATCCTACATCCACGGTGCGATCATGGTCCCTCCAATCCTCTTGGGCCAGCCGTCATCGGTGACTCTCATTTCCGGACCGAAAACCGCGTATGAATCACAGAAAGAACTTCTGTCTTCCATCGGGACCACCAGGCACGTATCGGACGACATTGCAAAGGCATCGCTTCTTGACAACGCCCTTCTGTCCATTATGGGTGGCGTGTTCGAAGGCTGGGTTCAAGCTCTAGCTATTGTGGGCAAGGCTGGAGAAGACGAAGTTGACTTTGCAGCCCTGGCGAGCCCCTTTGTGAAGTCTATGGCTGACTGGCTGCCTCGCATTGCGGGTCATGTTCGTGAGAAGCAGTATGTTGGGGGTTCgccgttgacgatgcagttggaggcgttggagaaTATCTCGGAAACGAGCCGCGAGCTTGGGGTGGGTGTGTTGTTGGGTAGTATGAGGGAGGTGATGAGCGAGGCTGTaaagaagggaaagggaGGAGAGAGTATTGCTGGGTTGGTGCCAATGTTGACTGAGTTGGATAAGAAATGGTag